A DNA window from Pogona vitticeps strain Pit_001003342236 chromosome 2, PviZW2.1, whole genome shotgun sequence contains the following coding sequences:
- the SRSF2 gene encoding serine/arginine-rich splicing factor 2 yields MSYGRPPPDVEGMTSLKVDNLTYRTSPDTLRRVFEKYGRVGDVYIPRDRYTKESRGFAFVRFHDKRDAEDAMDAMDGAVLDGRELRVQMARYGRPPDSHHSRRGPPPRRYGSGGYGRRSRSPRRRRRSRSRSRSRSRSRSRSRYSRSKSRSRTRSRSRSTSKSRSARRSKSKSSSASRSRSRSRSRSRSRSPPPVSKRESKSRSRSKSPPKSPEEEGAVSS; encoded by the exons ATGAGCTACGGGCGGCCGCCGCCGGACGTAGAGGGTATGACCTCCTTGAAAGTGGACAACCTGACCTACCGCACCTCCCCGGACACCCTCCGCCGTGTTTTTGAGAAATATGGCCGTGTGGGGGACGTGTACATTCCTCGAGACCGCTATACCAAGGAGAGCCGCGGATTCGCCTTCGTGCGTTTCCACGACAAACGCGACGCCGAGGACGCGATGGATGCCATGGACGGAGCCGTGCTCGATGGGCGGGAGCTGCGGGTCCAGATGGCCCGCTACGGTCGACCCCCAGATTCCCACCACAGCAGGCGGGGACCTCCTCCCCGCCGGTATGGCAGCGGGGGATACGGACGCCGGAGTCGGAG TCCCAGAAGGCGTCGCCGCAGCCGGTCCCGAAGCAGGAGCCGATCCAGATCTCGTAGCCGATCGCGTTACAGTCGGTCCAAGTCGAGATCGCGCACAAGATCCCGTTCGCGTTCTACTTCCAAGTCCAGATCAGCTAGGCGATCGAAGTCCAAGTCCTCGTCTGCCTCCCGATCTCGGTCCAGGTCGAGATCTCGGTCCAGGTCGAGAAGTCCCCCGCCCGTCTCAAAGAGAGAATCCAAGTCGCGATCCCGTTCAAAGAGCCCCCCTAAGTCCCCTGAAGAGGAAGGAGCAGTCTCATCCTAA
- the METTL23 gene encoding histone-arginine methyltransferase METTL23 isoform X2, translating to MYVWPCAVVLAQYVWFHRRLVSSKRILELGAGVSLPGIVAAKCDAEVILSDNAEFPQCLDNCRRSCQMNNLSGVHIIGVTWGRVSPCLLALPPVDIILASDVFFEPEDFEDILSTVYYLMRKNPHAQLWTTYQVRSADWSIEGLLYKWEMDSFCVPLQSFEANKEQLAGSSLPGRHTIEMMVIATKKAVQLET from the exons ATGTATGTTTGGCCCTGTGCAGTGGTCTTGGCCCAGTATGTCTGGTTCCATAGAAGGCTAGTTtccagcaaaaggattttggag CTTGGGGCAGGTGTGAGTCTTCCTGGGATAGTGGCAGCAAAGTGTGATGCAGAAGTGATATTATCGGATAATGCAGAGTTTCCTCAGTGTCTGGACAACTGTCGAAGAAGCTGCCAGATGAATAACCTCTCCGGTGTGCACATCATAGGAGTCACCTGGGGACGTGTATCACCGTGTTTACTGGCCTTACCTCCAGTGGACATAATTTTGGCATCTGATGTGTTTTTTGAACCAGAAG ATTTTGAAGATATTTTAAGTACAGTGTACTACTTAATGAGAAAAAATCCACATGCACAATTGTGGACTACTTATCAAGTCAGAAG TGCGGACTGGTCTATTGAAGGACTACTCTACAAGTGGGAAATGGACAGCTTCTGTGTGCCCTTGCAATCATTTGAAGCAAACAAGGAAcaactggctggctcttctcttccaGGGAGACACACGATTGAAATGATGGTGATTGCTACAAAGAAAGCAGTTCAATTAGAGACTTAG
- the METTL23 gene encoding histone-arginine methyltransferase METTL23 isoform X1 — MGERVAAASRVKEYRFGGQPDEDEPEHLNPELVVFIPEVLDPQYGMYVWPCAVVLAQYVWFHRRLVSSKRILELGAGVSLPGIVAAKCDAEVILSDNAEFPQCLDNCRRSCQMNNLSGVHIIGVTWGRVSPCLLALPPVDIILASDVFFEPEDFEDILSTVYYLMRKNPHAQLWTTYQVRSADWSIEGLLYKWEMDSFCVPLQSFEANKEQLAGSSLPGRHTIEMMVIATKKAVQLET, encoded by the exons ATGGGCGAGCGGGTGGCGGCGGCGTCCCGCGTGAAAGAGTACAGGTTTGGAGGACAGCCCGATGAGGACGAGCCGGAGCACCTGAACCCAGAACTGGTGGTGTTTATTCCCGAG GTCCTTGATCCCCAGTATGGCATGTATGTTTGGCCCTGTGCAGTGGTCTTGGCCCAGTATGTCTGGTTCCATAGAAGGCTAGTTtccagcaaaaggattttggag CTTGGGGCAGGTGTGAGTCTTCCTGGGATAGTGGCAGCAAAGTGTGATGCAGAAGTGATATTATCGGATAATGCAGAGTTTCCTCAGTGTCTGGACAACTGTCGAAGAAGCTGCCAGATGAATAACCTCTCCGGTGTGCACATCATAGGAGTCACCTGGGGACGTGTATCACCGTGTTTACTGGCCTTACCTCCAGTGGACATAATTTTGGCATCTGATGTGTTTTTTGAACCAGAAG ATTTTGAAGATATTTTAAGTACAGTGTACTACTTAATGAGAAAAAATCCACATGCACAATTGTGGACTACTTATCAAGTCAGAAG TGCGGACTGGTCTATTGAAGGACTACTCTACAAGTGGGAAATGGACAGCTTCTGTGTGCCCTTGCAATCATTTGAAGCAAACAAGGAAcaactggctggctcttctcttccaGGGAGACACACGATTGAAATGATGGTGATTGCTACAAAGAAAGCAGTTCAATTAGAGACTTAG